In one window of Electrophorus electricus isolate fEleEle1 chromosome 15, fEleEle1.pri, whole genome shotgun sequence DNA:
- the ca8 gene encoding carbonic anhydrase-related protein → MADNMTQESEYLPGKEEVDWGYEAGVEWGLLFPEANGENQSPINLNSREARYDPRLLEVCLTPNYVVCRDCEVINDGHTVRIMLKSKSVVTGGPLPSDHEYELHEVRFHWGKENQRGSEHTVNFKAFPMELHLIHWNSTLFNSVEEAMGKKKGILIIALFVQIGKEHLGLKAITEVLQDLQYKGKTKIIPCFNPNTLLPDPLLRDYWVYEGSLTTPPCSEKVTWILYRYPLTISQMQIEEFRRLRCHIKGAELPEGSDGMLGDNFRPTQPLSDRVVRAAFQ, encoded by the exons ATGGCAGACAACATGACTCAGGAATCTGAGTACCTGCCTGGGAAGGAAGAGGTAGACTGGGGCTACGAGGCAG GGGTGGAATGGGGCCTGCTCTTTCCAGAGGCTAATGGGGAGAATCAGTCCCCCATAAACTTGAACTCCAGAGAAGCACGTTATGACCCCAGGCTGCTAGAGGTGTGCCTAACACCCAACTACGTGGTTTGCCGGGACTGTGAGGTCATCAATGATGGGCATACCGTGAGGATCATGCTCAAATCCAAATCAG TGGTGACAGGAGGTCCTCTCCCCAGTGACCACGAGTACGAGCTCCATGAAGTGCGTTTCCACTGGGGCAAGGAGAACCAGAGGGGTTCTGAACACACTGTCAACTTCAAGGCTTTTCCCATGGAG CTCCACCTCATCCACTGGAACAGCACACTGTTTAACAGTGTCGAGGAGGCCATGGGGAAGAAGAAAGGCATCCTCATCATCGCTCTCTTCGTGCAG ATTGGAAAGGAGCACCTCGGCCTGAAGGCTATTACGGAGGTGCTGCAGGACCTGCAGTATAAG ggaaagacaaaaataatacCATGTTTCAATCCAAATACATTGCTACCTG ATCCTCTATTAAGAGACTACTGGGTGTATGAAGGATCTTTAACAACACCTCCATGCAGTGAAAAAGTCACCTGGATCCTTTACCGTTATCCATTAACTATCTCACAAATGCAG ATTGAGGAATTTCGACGGCTGAGGTGCCACATCAAAGGGGCAGAGCTCCCCGAGGGCAGTGATGGGATGTTGGGTGACAACTTCCGACCCACACAGCCTCTTAGTGACCGAGTAGTGAGGGCAGCCTTCCAGTAG